The Rhodopseudomonas palustris genome window below encodes:
- the aroB gene encoding 3-dehydroquinate synthase, whose product MNAPQKHSAPITVEVALGDRAYEIVIGRDVITSLGERIAKLRPGARTAIVTDRTVAKTWLKRAEEVLDQADIAHASVIVGEGESSKSYAGLEQVCEALIAAKIERNDLVIALGGGVVGDLAGFSASLLRRGVDFVQVPTSLLAQVDSSVGGKTGINSPQGKNLIGTFHQPVLVLADTAILDTLSPRQFRAGYAEVAKYGALGDEAFFAWLEANHAELFSGGAAREHAVATSCRAKAAIVARDERETGDRALLNLGHTFGHALEAATGFSDRLFHGEGVAIGMVLAAEFSAERGMMPAADAQRLAKHLAEVGLPTRLQDIAGFTQEGLADADRLMALMAQDKKVKRGELTFILMEGIGRAVIANKVEPAPVREFLQRKLAQA is encoded by the coding sequence ATGAACGCCCCGCAGAAACACTCCGCCCCGATCACCGTCGAAGTCGCCCTCGGTGACCGCGCCTATGAGATCGTGATCGGCCGCGACGTGATCACCTCGCTGGGCGAGCGGATCGCCAAGCTGCGGCCCGGCGCACGCACTGCGATCGTCACCGATCGCACCGTGGCGAAGACCTGGCTGAAGCGCGCCGAGGAGGTGCTGGACCAGGCCGACATCGCCCATGCGTCGGTGATCGTCGGCGAAGGCGAGAGCTCCAAGAGCTATGCGGGCCTCGAACAGGTCTGCGAGGCTCTGATCGCCGCCAAGATCGAGCGCAACGACCTGGTGATCGCGCTCGGCGGCGGCGTAGTCGGGGATCTTGCAGGCTTCTCCGCTTCGCTCCTGCGCCGCGGCGTCGACTTCGTGCAGGTGCCGACCTCGCTATTGGCGCAGGTCGACTCCTCGGTCGGTGGCAAGACCGGCATCAACTCGCCGCAGGGCAAGAACCTGATCGGCACGTTCCATCAGCCGGTGCTGGTGCTGGCCGACACCGCGATTCTCGATACGCTGTCGCCGCGCCAATTCCGCGCCGGCTATGCTGAAGTCGCGAAATACGGCGCGCTCGGCGACGAGGCGTTCTTCGCCTGGCTCGAAGCCAATCATGCCGAGCTGTTCAGCGGCGGCGCCGCACGCGAGCACGCGGTGGCCACCTCGTGCCGGGCCAAGGCCGCCATCGTCGCCCGCGACGAACGCGAGACCGGCGACCGCGCCCTGCTCAATCTCGGCCACACCTTCGGCCATGCGCTGGAAGCGGCGACCGGCTTCTCGGACCGGCTGTTCCACGGCGAGGGGGTCGCGATCGGCATGGTGCTGGCGGCGGAATTCTCGGCCGAGCGCGGCATGATGCCGGCGGCCGACGCGCAGCGGCTCGCCAAGCATCTCGCCGAAGTCGGCCTGCCGACCCGGCTGCAGGACATCGCCGGCTTCACCCAGGAAGGCCTTGCGGACGCAGACCGGCTGATGGCGCTGATGGCGCAGGACAAAAAGGTCAAGCGCGGCGAACTCACCTTCATCCTGATGGAAGGCATCGGCCGCGCTGTGATCGCCAACAAGGTCGAGCCGGCGCCGGTGCGCGAATTCCTGCAGCGGAAACTGGCGCAAGCCTGA
- a CDS encoding acetyl-CoA carboxylase carboxyltransferase subunit alpha, with amino-acid sequence MSGPMRSYLDFEKPVAELDSKIDELRTLAASGSDIHEEIEKIEEKAQQALQDLYAALTPWQKTQVARHPQRPHCVDYIEGLITEFTPLAGDRKFGDDEALVGGFGRFRGEAVCVIGQEKGSTTETRLRHNFGMARPEGYRKAVRLMEMADRFDLPVLSLVDTAGAYPGIGAEERGQAEAIARSTDACLQLGVPNVALVIGEGGSGGAIAIATANKVLMLEHAVYSVISPEAASSILWRDGTKAQEAANSMKITAQDLLRFGVIDQILAEPKGGAHRDPEAMIATAGDAIAAAFAELKGQGRDAIRAQRRQKFLDIGRKLA; translated from the coding sequence ATGTCCGGGCCCATGCGCAGCTATCTCGACTTCGAAAAGCCGGTGGCGGAACTCGATTCCAAGATCGACGAATTGCGCACGCTCGCGGCCTCCGGCAGCGACATCCACGAGGAAATCGAGAAGATCGAAGAGAAAGCGCAGCAGGCGCTGCAGGATCTCTATGCGGCGCTGACGCCGTGGCAGAAGACCCAGGTCGCGCGTCATCCGCAGCGGCCGCACTGTGTCGATTACATCGAAGGTCTGATCACCGAGTTCACGCCTTTGGCCGGCGACCGCAAGTTCGGCGACGACGAGGCGCTGGTGGGCGGCTTCGGCCGCTTCCGCGGCGAAGCCGTCTGCGTCATCGGCCAGGAAAAGGGTTCGACCACCGAAACCCGGCTCCGGCATAATTTCGGCATGGCGCGGCCGGAAGGCTATCGCAAGGCCGTGCGGCTGATGGAAATGGCCGACCGCTTCGATCTGCCGGTGCTGTCGCTGGTCGATACCGCCGGCGCCTATCCGGGGATCGGCGCCGAGGAGCGCGGCCAGGCCGAGGCGATCGCCCGCTCGACCGACGCCTGCCTGCAGCTCGGCGTGCCCAACGTCGCGTTGGTGATCGGTGAGGGTGGCTCCGGCGGCGCGATCGCGATCGCCACCGCCAACAAGGTGCTGATGCTCGAACACGCCGTGTACAGCGTGATCTCGCCCGAAGCGGCATCCTCGATCCTGTGGCGCGACGGCACCAAGGCGCAGGAAGCGGCGAATTCGATGAAGATCACTGCCCAGGACCTGCTGAGGTTCGGCGTGATCGACCAGATCCTGGCCGAACCGAAGGGCGGCGCCCATCGCGATCCAGAAGCGATGATCGCCACCGCCGGCGATGCGATCGCGGCCGCCTTTGCCGAGCTGAAGGGCCAGGGCCGCGATGCGATCCGCGCCCAGCGCCGGCAGAAGTTCCTCGATATCGGCCGCAAGCTGGCCTGA
- the xerD gene encoding site-specific tyrosine recombinase XerD, which translates to MRRPRTISKAAVLPEPEPQAAPLRPASYSDAGLTELFLDMIAAEQGASANTLDAYRRDLADLSHFLFRRRLSIGSADTAALRAYLADLDNRGFATSSVARRLSALRHLFRFMLSERIRADDPAAILAGPKRGRSLPKVLSIADVDRLLACARQETDAAEGPARLRAARLNCLLEVLYATGLRVSELVSLPLSAARRDARMIVVRGKGDKERLVPLNAGAKQAMARYLEEVAAATKETKGAPASKWLFPSFGESGHLTRQHFARDLKDLAARAGLSPRLVSPHVLRHAFASHLLHNGADLRIVQTLLGHSDISTTQIYTHVVEERLKSLVRDLHPLGEGR; encoded by the coding sequence ATGCGTCGACCGCGAACCATATCCAAAGCCGCCGTGCTGCCGGAGCCTGAGCCTCAAGCCGCACCGCTGCGCCCTGCCTCCTATTCGGACGCCGGGCTGACCGAGCTGTTTCTCGACATGATCGCGGCCGAGCAGGGCGCTTCCGCCAACACGCTCGATGCCTATCGGCGCGATCTGGCGGACCTGTCGCACTTTCTGTTCCGCCGCCGGCTCAGCATCGGCTCCGCCGACACCGCGGCGCTGCGGGCCTATCTGGCCGATCTCGACAACCGCGGCTTTGCCACCTCCAGCGTCGCCCGCCGGCTGTCGGCGCTGCGCCATCTGTTCCGGTTCATGCTCAGCGAGCGGATTCGTGCCGACGATCCGGCCGCGATCCTGGCTGGGCCGAAGCGGGGCCGCAGCCTGCCGAAGGTGCTGTCGATTGCCGATGTCGACCGGCTGCTGGCCTGCGCCCGGCAGGAGACCGATGCCGCGGAGGGGCCGGCTCGGCTGCGCGCGGCGCGGCTGAACTGCCTGCTCGAAGTGCTCTACGCCACCGGGCTGCGCGTTTCGGAATTGGTGTCGCTGCCGCTCTCAGCGGCGCGGCGCGACGCGCGGATGATCGTGGTCCGCGGCAAGGGCGACAAGGAACGGCTGGTGCCGCTCAACGCCGGCGCCAAGCAGGCGATGGCGCGCTATCTTGAAGAGGTTGCGGCCGCCACCAAAGAAACCAAAGGCGCGCCGGCCTCGAAATGGCTGTTTCCGTCCTTCGGCGAGAGCGGGCATCTCACCCGCCAGCATTTTGCCCGCGATCTGAAGGATTTGGCAGCGCGCGCCGGGCTGTCGCCGCGGCTGGTGAGCCCGCACGTCCTGCGCCACGCCTTCGCCAGTCACCTGCTGCACAACGGCGCCGACCTGCGGATCGTCCAGACGCTGCTCGGTCACAGCGACATCTCGACCACGCAGATCTACACCCATGTGGTCGAGGAGCGGCTGAAGAGCCTGGTGCGCGACCTGCACCCGCTCGGCGAAGGCCGCTGA
- a CDS encoding shikimate kinase, whose amino-acid sequence MSETVPTATAGRSPEEAEIVAALGERPVVLIGMMGAGKSTVGRRLALRLGLPFLDADTEIESAAAMTIPEIFETHGEPHFRDGEARVIARLLDGGTKVLATGGGAFMREETRDRIREKAISMWLEAEADVILRRVKRRADRPLLKTPDPAGTIARLIAERYPLYREADITIASRDVPHEKIVDECVAALHHYLCGAPAPTLSETS is encoded by the coding sequence ATGTCTGAAACCGTACCGACGGCTACTGCCGGCAGGTCGCCCGAGGAAGCCGAGATCGTCGCGGCGCTGGGCGAACGCCCGGTCGTGCTCATCGGCATGATGGGCGCCGGCAAATCCACCGTCGGGCGCCGCCTGGCGCTGCGGCTTGGGCTGCCGTTTCTCGACGCCGACACCGAAATCGAATCGGCCGCGGCAATGACCATCCCGGAGATCTTCGAAACCCACGGCGAGCCGCATTTCCGCGACGGCGAGGCCCGGGTGATCGCCCGGCTGCTCGACGGTGGCACCAAGGTGCTGGCGACCGGCGGCGGCGCTTTCATGCGCGAGGAGACCCGTGACCGGATCCGCGAAAAGGCGATCTCGATGTGGCTCGAGGCGGAGGCCGACGTGATCCTGCGCCGGGTCAAGCGCCGCGCCGACCGGCCGCTGCTGAAGACGCCCGATCCGGCCGGCACCATCGCCCGCCTGATCGCCGAGCGCTACCCGCTGTACCGCGAAGCCGACATCACCATCGCGTCGCGCGACGTGCCGCACGAAAAGATCGTCGACGAATGCGTCGCCGCGCTCCACCACTATCTGTGCGGCGCGCCCGCCCCAACCTTGAGCGAGACTTCATGA
- a CDS encoding cytochrome b, whose translation MTASDDAPISTDRFMFGRAQRWLHWSMALLIFAAIGLGIVSAYYPSGQQPRQGLLELHKSIGFTILALLIVRIVWRLVSGEPPYRRPLGHLTEMAARAGHLALYGLMLFMPLSGYLFSGAGGYSLPWFGLFQWPRLVPRDHALSEWGQMLHDRGAWVLGAVLAVHLGAVCWHQFVKRDEVLSRMTGRASES comes from the coding sequence ATGACCGCCTCAGACGACGCTCCCATCTCGACCGATCGCTTCATGTTCGGGCGCGCGCAGCGCTGGCTGCACTGGTCGATGGCGTTGCTGATCTTCGCGGCGATCGGGCTCGGCATCGTGTCGGCCTACTATCCATCAGGCCAGCAGCCACGGCAGGGTTTGCTCGAACTGCACAAATCGATCGGCTTCACCATCCTGGCGCTGCTCATCGTCCGCATCGTATGGCGGCTGGTCAGCGGCGAGCCGCCATATCGGCGGCCGCTCGGACATCTCACCGAAATGGCGGCCCGCGCCGGCCATCTGGCACTCTATGGCCTGATGCTGTTCATGCCGCTCAGCGGCTATCTGTTCTCCGGCGCCGGCGGCTACTCGCTGCCGTGGTTCGGACTGTTTCAATGGCCACGTCTGGTGCCGCGCGATCACGCCCTCTCCGAATGGGGCCAGATGCTGCATGACCGCGGCGCCTGGGTGCTAGGCGCGGTGCTGGCGGTGCATCTCGGCGCGGTGTGCTGGCATCAGTTCGTCAAGCGCGACGAAGTGCTGTCGCGGATGACCGGCCGGGCTTCCGAAAGCTAG
- the secA gene encoding preprotein translocase subunit SecA, which translates to MIGALARKLFGSANDRRVKGYQTRVAAINALEPELAALSDEALRARTAEFRAELANGKTLDDLLVPAFATVREAAKRTLGQRHFDVQLIGGMVLHEGDIAEMKTGEGKTLVATLAVYLNALAGKGVHVVTVNDYLAKRDSGWMGQIYGFLGMTTGVIVHGLDDAQRQAAYACDITYGTNNEYGFDYLRDNMKYRLEDMVQRGHNFAIVDEVDSILIDEARTPLIISGPLDDRSDFYNTIDTFIPRLDKSDYDVDEKQRTVTLTEAGMEKIETLLRDAGQLRGESLYDVENVSVVHHVNQALRAHALFQRDKDYIVRNDEVVIIDEFTGRMMQGRRYSEGLHQALEAKEHVTVQPENQTLASITFQNYFRMYDKLAGMTGTAATEADEFFDIYKLEVVEIPTNLPIARLDEDDEVYRTQQEKYAAILAEVERANKRMQPVLVGTASIEKSEVLAEYLKKNGYKQIDFTDPKGMDKLYAAARAGKPAKLFAVLNARFHEQEAYIVAEAGVPGAITIATNMAGRGTDIKLGGSLEMRIQQEAAHITDEAERAAKITEIKADIERFRDIVLKAEDEIEIEPAKGNKPAKTAKRPGGLYIIGSERHESRRIDNQLRGRSGRQGDPGRSKFFLSLEDDLMRIFGSDKLDTMLTRLGLKEGEAIIHPWINKALEKAQQKVEARNFDIRKNLLKFDDVQNDQRKVIFDQRIELMKEDSVAETVADMRHTYIEDLVAKYVPEHAYAEQWDVAGLKAEVERVVGLDIPVDEWAKEEGIADEELITRLERVFDEHMAAKVGQWGADVMRYAEKSILLQTLDHLWREHLVMLDHLRQVIGLRGYGQRDPLQEYKSEAFNLFQEMSSHLREAVTAQLMRVEIIPPDQPQELPPMEVHKMDPDTGQDEMALASVTLAPAQIADKADRDPTKPETWGKVGRNEDCPCGSGKKYKHCHGRYA; encoded by the coding sequence ATGATCGGCGCGCTCGCCCGCAAACTCTTCGGCTCCGCTAACGACCGCAGGGTCAAGGGCTACCAGACGCGGGTCGCCGCGATCAACGCGCTCGAACCGGAACTGGCCGCGCTGTCCGACGAGGCGCTGCGCGCCCGTACCGCTGAATTCCGCGCCGAGCTCGCCAACGGCAAGACCCTCGACGACCTGCTGGTACCGGCGTTCGCCACCGTCCGCGAAGCCGCCAAGCGCACCCTCGGTCAGCGTCACTTCGACGTTCAGCTGATCGGCGGCATGGTGCTGCACGAGGGCGACATCGCCGAGATGAAGACCGGCGAAGGTAAAACCCTGGTCGCGACGCTCGCCGTGTACCTCAACGCACTCGCCGGCAAGGGCGTCCACGTCGTCACCGTCAACGATTACCTCGCCAAGCGCGACTCCGGCTGGATGGGCCAGATCTACGGTTTCCTCGGCATGACCACCGGCGTGATCGTGCACGGGCTCGACGACGCCCAGCGCCAGGCGGCCTATGCCTGCGACATCACCTACGGCACCAACAACGAGTACGGCTTCGACTATCTGCGCGACAATATGAAGTACCGGCTGGAGGACATGGTCCAGCGCGGGCACAATTTCGCGATCGTCGACGAAGTCGACTCGATCCTGATCGACGAAGCCCGCACCCCGCTGATCATCTCCGGTCCGCTCGACGACCGTTCGGACTTCTACAACACCATCGACACCTTCATCCCGCGGCTCGACAAGTCGGACTACGACGTCGACGAGAAGCAGCGCACCGTGACGCTGACCGAAGCCGGTATGGAGAAGATCGAGACGCTGCTGCGCGACGCCGGCCAGCTTCGCGGCGAGTCGCTGTACGACGTCGAAAACGTCTCGGTGGTGCACCACGTCAACCAGGCGCTACGCGCCCATGCGCTATTCCAGCGCGACAAGGACTACATCGTCCGCAACGACGAGGTGGTGATCATCGACGAATTCACCGGCCGCATGATGCAGGGCCGGCGCTATTCGGAAGGCCTGCACCAGGCGCTGGAAGCCAAGGAACACGTCACCGTCCAGCCGGAAAACCAGACGCTGGCGTCGATCACCTTCCAGAATTACTTCCGGATGTACGACAAGCTCGCCGGCATGACCGGTACGGCGGCCACCGAGGCCGACGAGTTCTTCGACATCTACAAGCTCGAAGTGGTCGAGATTCCGACCAACCTGCCGATTGCCCGTCTCGACGAAGACGACGAGGTGTATCGCACCCAGCAGGAGAAGTACGCCGCGATCCTCGCCGAGGTCGAGCGTGCCAACAAGCGAATGCAGCCGGTGCTGGTCGGCACCGCCTCGATCGAAAAGTCCGAGGTGCTGGCCGAATATCTGAAGAAGAACGGCTACAAGCAGATCGACTTCACCGACCCGAAGGGGATGGACAAGCTGTACGCCGCCGCCCGCGCCGGCAAGCCGGCGAAGCTGTTCGCGGTGCTGAACGCGCGCTTCCACGAGCAGGAAGCCTATATCGTCGCCGAAGCCGGCGTGCCGGGCGCGATCACCATCGCCACCAACATGGCCGGCCGCGGTACCGACATTAAGCTCGGCGGTTCGCTGGAGATGCGGATTCAGCAGGAAGCCGCACACATCACCGACGAGGCCGAGCGGGCGGCGAAGATCACCGAGATCAAGGCCGACATCGAGCGCTTCCGCGACATCGTGCTGAAGGCCGAGGACGAAATCGAAATCGAGCCCGCCAAGGGCAACAAGCCGGCCAAGACCGCCAAGCGCCCCGGCGGCCTGTACATCATCGGCTCCGAACGTCACGAGAGCCGCCGTATCGACAACCAGCTGCGCGGCCGTTCCGGCCGTCAGGGCGACCCGGGCCGCTCGAAGTTCTTCCTGTCGCTGGAAGACGACCTGATGCGGATCTTCGGCTCCGACAAGCTGGACACTATGCTGACCCGCCTCGGCCTGAAGGAAGGCGAGGCGATCATCCATCCGTGGATCAACAAGGCGCTGGAAAAGGCGCAGCAGAAGGTCGAGGCGCGCAACTTCGACATCCGCAAGAACCTGCTGAAATTCGACGACGTTCAGAACGACCAACGCAAGGTGATCTTCGATCAGCGCATCGAGCTGATGAAGGAAGACAGCGTGGCCGAAACGGTCGCCGATATGCGCCACACCTACATCGAGGACCTGGTCGCCAAGTACGTGCCCGAGCACGCTTATGCGGAGCAGTGGGACGTCGCCGGGCTGAAGGCCGAGGTCGAGCGCGTGGTCGGCCTCGACATTCCGGTCGACGAATGGGCCAAGGAAGAGGGCATCGCCGACGAAGAGCTGATCACGCGGCTGGAGCGGGTGTTCGACGAGCACATGGCCGCCAAGGTCGGTCAGTGGGGCGCGGACGTGATGCGCTACGCCGAGAAGAGCATCCTGCTGCAGACCCTCGACCATCTGTGGCGCGAGCACCTGGTGATGCTCGATCACCTGCGCCAAGTGATCGGCCTGCGCGGCTACGGCCAGCGCGATCCCTTGCAGGAGTACAAGTCCGAAGCCTTCAATCTCTTCCAGGAGATGAGCTCGCACCTGCGCGAGGCTGTGACGGCGCAGCTGATGCGCGTCGAGATCATTCCGCCGGATCAGCCGCAGGAACTGCCGCCGATGGAGGTCCACAAGATGGACCCCGACACCGGCCAGGACGAGATGGCGCTTGCCAGCGTGACGCTGGCGCCGGCGCAAATCGCCGACAAGGCGGACCGCGATCCGACCAAGCCCGAGACCTGGGGCAAGGTCGGCCGCAACGAGGACTGCCCGTGCGGAAGCGGCAAGAAGTACAAGCATTGCCACGGCCGCTACGCCTAA
- a CDS encoding L,D-transpeptidase family protein has protein sequence MTKSPLVRALMLTAALATMPLLAGCNSDQMALATNAKANQPVPPKLVAAMQEKNMDLQSPILVRLFKQEAELEVWKQDRTGVFQLLKSYPICRWSGDLGPKIREGDRQAPEGFYSISPGQMNPQSSYYLSFNTGYPNAFDKSLGRTGSQLMVHGDCSSRGCYAMTDEQIAEIYALGRESFFGGQRAFQLQAYPFKMTPVNFAKHRNNPNMPFWKMLKEGYDHFEVTRQEPKVDFCEHKYVFDAAPPPGSSRPLQFNASAKCPTYEIRPDIAEAVREKDKQDNIKIAELVAKGTPVARLNTGIDGGMNHVFASKIPDASTGLSEVPEDKSLSVASFDRAPGTIPPTVNPPRPSDNLLVAAPAEPNASAAKARVASASKDDIGGLLAGSHKPGESTAAARPAPSAPASTAARHEPAPRPQGAAPKAAETKQAAASRPPLKPSVDAETTSSAPARPSGMISGGAPVVSSNSFDSRFSAFR, from the coding sequence GTGACGAAAAGCCCGCTTGTACGCGCGCTGATGCTGACAGCTGCGCTCGCGACGATGCCTTTGCTCGCCGGCTGCAACAGCGATCAGATGGCGCTGGCGACCAATGCCAAGGCCAACCAGCCGGTGCCGCCCAAGCTGGTCGCGGCGATGCAGGAAAAGAACATGGACCTGCAGTCGCCGATCCTGGTGCGACTGTTCAAGCAGGAAGCCGAGCTCGAGGTCTGGAAGCAGGACCGCACTGGCGTTTTCCAACTGCTGAAGTCCTATCCGATCTGCCGCTGGTCCGGCGATCTGGGGCCGAAAATCCGCGAAGGCGATCGTCAGGCACCCGAGGGATTCTATTCGATCTCGCCGGGCCAGATGAACCCGCAGTCCTCGTACTATCTATCGTTCAACACCGGCTATCCGAACGCGTTCGACAAGTCGCTCGGCCGCACCGGCTCGCAGCTGATGGTGCACGGCGATTGCTCGTCGCGCGGCTGCTACGCGATGACCGACGAGCAGATCGCCGAGATCTACGCGCTCGGGCGCGAGTCGTTCTTCGGCGGCCAGCGCGCGTTCCAGCTGCAGGCCTATCCGTTCAAGATGACGCCGGTGAACTTCGCCAAGCATCGCAACAACCCGAACATGCCGTTCTGGAAGATGCTGAAGGAAGGCTACGACCATTTCGAAGTCACCCGGCAGGAGCCGAAGGTCGACTTCTGCGAGCATAAATACGTGTTCGATGCCGCGCCGCCGCCCGGCTCGAGCAGGCCGTTGCAGTTCAACGCCTCGGCCAAGTGTCCGACCTACGAGATTCGTCCCGACATCGCCGAGGCGGTGCGCGAGAAGGACAAGCAGGACAACATCAAGATCGCCGAGCTGGTGGCCAAGGGCACCCCGGTAGCTCGGCTGAACACCGGCATCGACGGCGGCATGAATCACGTGTTCGCCTCGAAGATTCCGGATGCCTCGACCGGCCTGTCGGAAGTGCCCGAGGACAAGTCGCTGTCGGTCGCCTCGTTCGATCGCGCGCCCGGCACCATTCCGCCGACGGTCAATCCGCCGCGTCCCTCGGATAATCTGCTGGTCGCCGCTCCGGCGGAACCGAATGCATCCGCCGCGAAGGCACGCGTCGCCTCGGCGTCGAAGGACGACATCGGCGGACTGCTCGCTGGCAGCCACAAGCCTGGCGAATCCACCGCGGCCGCCCGGCCGGCGCCGTCTGCGCCGGCTAGCACCGCGGCGCGCCACGAGCCGGCGCCGCGTCCGCAAGGCGCCGCGCCGAAGGCTGCCGAGACCAAGCAGGCCGCTGCGTCGCGGCCGCCGCTGAAGCCGAGCGTCGATGCCGAAACCACCTCGTCGGCCCCCGCCAGGCCGTCTGGCATGATCTCCGGCGGCGCGCCGGTGGTATCGTCGAACTCGTTCGACAGCCGGTTCTCGGCGTTCCGCTGA